Part of the Phaeodactylum tricornutum CCAP 1055/1 chromosome 5, whole genome shotgun sequence genome is shown below.
gaaaaaaagagCGTGTGGCAGAGTCTGCAGCGTCGCTTGCTGGGTCAGCATCACGTCCACAACGGTGACAACGGCAAACTCGATCCGTACGTGCGCGGCCCTCCTCCGACGTTGACCGGTACAGTATACAATGTAGCGGATGAAACTTCCTCCGGATCCCACGAAGAATTACTCTTCTCCGTGTCCGCCATGTCGGATGGGCTGGTAAGAGTGCGATTGACGGAACGCTACGGAGTCGCCGGCAGTGCCCACGAACACGCCCGCGTCACCTACGACGATCTCGTATTGGAACACAAGGAATGGACATCTGCATCGCATGCGCAGTGGCTGCGTCCGGAGGATCCGCAAACGACCGCGACCTTGGAGTCTTTGGTACCCTCGGGAAGTCACGTTTCGAACTACATGGGCCTGAAATACGGTGATGGCGTCGATAGCTCCAACACTCCAACTTTGGATTGGATTTTGCTGATTCAGCTGCAGCCGTTTGCGGTCGGATTATATCAAGCAAATGACATTGGCAGTGGCGCCAAGGTTGTGCTCAATGCGGAACAAATGATGCACTTTGAAACACGACGGCACAAGGACGGCGCCTCCGAGCCGGATACTACGTCCGAAGAAGCGGAAACCTCCAATGATGCGGACGGGAAAAAGTCAGACAAGGAAATTGTGGGTTACTGGGAAGATGGTCTCGCCATTTATGCCGATGGTACGAGAGAAGAACGCCAAGAAATGATAGAATCGGAAGAGCATCGTAAGCTTTCGGAACAAGACTTGGACCGGGAGGGACTTTGGGAAGAGCATTTTCAATCGCATCAGGATAGCAAGCCGTTTGGGCCCATGAGTGTTGGCATGGATATAGATTTTCCCGAATCGAATCATTTATACGGTATTCCTGAGCACGCCTCATCGGCGACTTTAAAAACGACATTTGGGGAAAATGCTCATTTTAAGGAGCCGTACCGGCTTTACAACTTGGACGTGTTTGAATACGAATTGGACGAGACTATGGCACTTTACGGAAATGTGCCTCTTGTAATCAGCCAGAGCGTCAAAACTGGCACCACGGGAGTCTTCTGGTTCAACCCTACCGAGACCTATGTTGACATCGCGTCTTCGTCTGGATCAACGGGAACGCACTGGATCAGCGAAAGCGGAATCATTGACGTTTTCTTACTACCAGGACCAGATCCGTCTTCCGTTTACCACCAGTACGCTACTTTGACGGGaacgacaccaacaccacCCATGTTCTCCTTGGGATACCACCAGTGTCGCTGGAATTACAAGGACGAGAAGGACGTATACATGGTACACGGCAAGTTCGAAGAGCTGGACTATCCCTACGATGTACTTTGGCTGGACATAGAGCACACAAACGGAAAACGTTACTTTACTTGGGACAGCAGCTTGTTCCCAGATCCCAAAACCATGCAGAAAACTCTGGCCGATCAAGGTCGCCGTATGGTGACGATTGTTGACCCGCACATTCTCCGCGATAACAATTATTATATTCATAAAGAGGCGACGGCCAAGGGACTTTACATAAAAGATAAGCAAGGGGAGAAGGATTACGACGGCTGGTGCTGGCCGGGATCCTCGTCCTACCTTGACTTTACGGACGAAAACGTTCGTTCTTGGTGGGCTGACCAATTTTCATACTCTCGCTATGAAGGATCCACGCCAACGTTGTTTACTTGGAATGACATGAATGAACCCTCAGTTTTTAATGGTCCGGAGGTGTCCATGCAAAAGGACCTTCGAAACTTGCACGGTGACGAACATCGCGAGTGGCATAATCTATACGGCATGCTTTTCCATCGCGCTACGGGAGAAGGACACATTCGTCGTAGTCCGAGCGAAGATATTCGTCCATTTGTCTTGAGTCGAGCATTTTTTGCCGGTAGCCAAAAATACGGAGCGATATGGACTGGCGACAATACAGCCGATTGGGGACATCTACAGGTCGCGGGGCCGATGTTGCTAAGTTTGAATACGGCGGCACTCTCTTTCGTCGGCGCAGATGTTGGTGGTTTTTTCGGTAATCCAGACGCTGAGCTGTTTACACGGTGGATGCAGGCTGGTGCGTACCAACCATTCTTTCGGGGTCATGCCCATCACGACTCCAAACGAAGAGAGCCATGGATGTATGGCGAAGAGACAATGCAACGGCTTCGTCAAGCTGCATTGTGGAGGTATCAGCTGCTTCCTTTCTGGTACACAGTTTTTCATGAGGCTGAGATTTCTGGGATGCCGGTCATGCGTATGATGTGGATGCAATATCCCGAAACGGAGGCAATATTTGGGGTAGACGATCAGTATTTGATTGGGGCCGATCTGCTGGTGAAGCCAATTACGGCAGCTGGTGTTTCGGAGGTAGAAGTGCTCTTTCCCACAGACCATCTTTGGTATGATGTTAAATCCCTGCAAATCGTTTGCTCTACAATTGCTTCCATGAGCGTCGAGTCCCGGACTATATCGTCAGCAATAGATGAGATTCCAGTTTTTCAGCGCGGAGGCTCAATCATACCACGTAAGCTGCGACTCCGTCGGAGTAccacgacgatgaagacTGATCCCTACAcactttttgttgctttGGATGATTCCTACCAAGCATCGGGTACGCTGTACATggatgacgaagaaacgCTGGGCTACAGCAAACGTGCTGAGTGCGCTGATGCGAGCATTAGCGCTGATTTGAGTGAAGGCGCTGGTACTGTTAGTGCTCATGTGAACCTCGGTTCCGGATGGTCCAGCGCAGTCCATTTCTTAGCTGAGGATAGAATGATTGAACGTATTGTGATCATGGGGTTTCCGAGCACACCAAAAGCTGTGAGCGTCAATGAAGAGTCGCTTGACTTTAGCTTTAACAAGTCTTCGAACGTTTTGGTTGTTCGCAAGCCTGAAGTCTCGGCCCTCAGGGACTGGAGCATCAAGATTGTGTGAAATAAAAACAACGAATAAACGTAAAACTCGTTAAGCGTCCGTGATAGACTTCCTGAGACTAATCATGTTGACAAAGCTTTCTATTTACGCCGCTTCAGCTTCTCTTTGCAGACGATActtcttcatgagttccTCCTGCGTATTCCTGGGGACCTGTGTGTGCTTCAGGTATTCCATCGTGAATTCACCTTTGCCCTGAGTTTGGCTGCGCAGCTCGGTTGAATAGCCAAACATGTTGGCCAGCGGGACCTCGGCTTGGATCTTGATGCCGCTCCCATCATCATTCATATCACTACTCTGAATCATTCCCATACGTCTGTTCAATCCCGCAACTACCGTTCCCTGAAAGTCGGCTGGTGCCTCAACTTGAACTGTCATAACAGGCTCCAAAATAGACGGATTGgatttcttcatcgtctCACGTACGGCGTTTGCCATACAAGTACGGAATGCTTGATCAGAAGAATCCACAGCATGCGCAGCTCCGTCTTGTAACACAACACGGACACCTTCGACTTCGCAGCCAACCAATGCACCTTCAGTAAAGGCATCGATGCTTCCTTTTTCACAAGACGAGTAATATTCCGGTGGAATGTTTGTACCCACACATCGATTCTCAAACATATTTCCCTGGCCTGATTCTTTTTGCTCTTCCGCTGAGAATGGCTCTATATAGCCAATTACCCGAGCATATTGACCAGCACCTCCCGTTTGTTTCTTGTGTATCCAGTCAAACTTCTGTTGGCTGCCAATTGTCTCCTTGTAACTGACATTTGGCTGTCCTGTAATACACTCGACATTGTACTCACGAACCATTCGCTCAATATAAACTTCCAGGTGCAATTCTCCCATGCCACTTATGACGGTCTCCTTCGTTTCGGAATCAATCTTGACACGAAGCGTAGGATCTTCTTT
Proteins encoded:
- a CDS encoding predicted protein: MIRMNAYGWWLLLLLVSTCAVGVTAVDRSKFRTCQQTSFCRRHRGNHSSRLYEYKLIADSVHFHAPHEASSAEHPADTDPDEKEKKSVWQSLQRRLLGQHHVHNGDNGKLDPYVRGPPPTLTGTVYNVADETSSGSHEELLFSVSAMSDGLVRVRLTERYGVAGSAHEHARVTYDDLVLEHKEWTSASHAQWLRPEDPQTTATLESLVPSGSHVSNYMGLKYGDGVDSSNTPTLDWILLIQLQPFAVGLYQANDIGSGAKVVLNAEQMMHFETRRHKDGASEPDTT
- a CDS encoding alpha subunit of glucosidase (enzyme involved in N-Glycan Biosynthesis), with translation MIESEEHRKLSEQDLDREGLWEEHFQSHQDSKPFGPMSVGMDIDFPESNHLYGIPEHASSATLKTTFGENAHFKEPYRLYNLDVFEYELDETMALYGNSVKTGTTGVFWFNPTETYVDIASSSGSTGTHWISESGIIDVFLLPGPDPSSVYHQYATLTGTTPTPPMFSLGYHQCRWNYKDEKDVYMVHGKFEELDYPYDVLWLDIEHTNGKRYFTWDSSLFPDPKTMQKTLADQGRRMVTIVDPHILRDNNYYIHKEATAKGLYIKDKQGEKDYDGWCWPGSSSYLDFTDENVRSWWADQFSYSRYEGSTPTLFTWNDMNEPSVFNGPEVSMQKDLRNLHGDEHREWHNLYGMLFHRATGEGHIRRSPSEDIRPFVLSRAFFAGSQKYGAIWTGDNTADWGHLQVAGPMLLSLNTAALSFVGADVGGFFGNPDAELFTRWMQAGAYQPFFRGHAHHDSKRREPWMYGEETMQRLRQAALWRYQLLPFWYTVFHEAEISGMPVMRMMWMQYPETEAIFGVDDQYLIGADLLVKPITAAGVSEVEVLFPTDHLWYDVKSLQIVCSTIASMSVESRTISSAIDEIPVFQRGGSIIPRKLRLRRSTTTMKTDPYTLFVALDDSYQASGTLYMDDEETLGYSKRAECADASISADLSEGAAEDRMIERIVIMGFPSTPKAVSVNEESLDFSFNKSSNVLVVRKPEVSALRDWSIKIV